The following are encoded in a window of Haloplanus vescus genomic DNA:
- a CDS encoding methyltransferase domain-containing protein: MPSAGRRVSVYGLELAGEEDAFAAREAACAASAVEVVAPGLATARGVDADRLRTLAYTHRASRLLGRCEASVAAARTLLDAATLDRSGTVAVRARDVRSTAGVDTRRAERELGSALVDRGFAVDLDDPDHELRACFAGDTCLLGWLVAESARDYGDRRPTDRPFFQPGSMAPLDARAFANLAGAAPGATLLDPMCGTGGTLIEAGLVGARAVGVDAQQKMVRGARQNCRAYLDDTPFHCLRGDATALPLADDAVDGVVFDAPYGRQSKIARHTLEDLVSGALAEAARVAPRAVVVADRSWAETAHDAGWTVETTFERRVHRSLTRHVHLLDR, from the coding sequence CCCGCGAAGCCGCCTGCGCCGCCTCGGCCGTCGAGGTGGTCGCGCCCGGCCTCGCGACGGCCCGCGGCGTCGACGCCGACCGCCTCCGGACGCTCGCCTACACGCACCGCGCCAGCCGCCTCCTCGGGCGCTGCGAGGCAAGCGTCGCCGCCGCCCGGACGCTCCTCGACGCCGCCACCCTCGACCGCTCGGGCACCGTCGCCGTCCGCGCACGCGACGTGCGTTCGACGGCCGGCGTCGACACCCGCCGCGCGGAACGCGAACTCGGGTCGGCGCTCGTCGACCGCGGCTTCGCCGTCGACCTCGACGACCCCGACCACGAACTCCGGGCGTGTTTCGCGGGCGACACCTGCCTCCTCGGGTGGCTGGTCGCCGAGAGCGCCCGCGACTACGGCGACCGTCGCCCCACCGACCGCCCCTTCTTCCAACCGGGGAGCATGGCCCCACTCGACGCCCGTGCCTTCGCCAACCTCGCGGGCGCCGCCCCGGGTGCGACCCTGCTCGACCCCATGTGTGGCACCGGCGGGACGCTCATCGAGGCGGGACTGGTCGGCGCCCGCGCCGTCGGCGTCGACGCCCAGCAGAAGATGGTCCGTGGCGCCCGCCAGAACTGCCGGGCGTATCTCGACGACACGCCGTTTCACTGCCTCCGCGGCGATGCGACTGCGCTCCCCCTCGCGGACGATGCCGTCGACGGCGTCGTCTTCGATGCTCCCTACGGTCGGCAGTCGAAGATAGCGCGCCACACGCTCGAAGACCTCGTTTCCGGTGCGCTCGCGGAGGCGGCGCGGGTCGCCCCGCGGGCCGTCGTCGTCGCCGACCGCTCGTGGGCCGAGACGGCCCACGACGCCGGCTGGACCGTCGAGACGACGTTCGAGCGGCGCGTCCACCGCTCGCTCACGCGCCACGTCCACCTCCTCGACCGGTAG
- a CDS encoding TRAP transporter permease codes for MTTTDEPDDPTDEQTAEDADAIIQEIERKRSLTGWATVAVAAIGIAFSVFQMWLAAKGFVLALDVPVLGRIEFVSLQLLQINAIHVAFGLVLAFLLYPSSTGGGPIASRCIALGGAVDDRLGRDHPLSRAVHAVGGALRWAFVDPDLDRVTPFDLALIPVAVLSAAYFVTDFEEIQRMRALGLEAGRPIHEVFTFLDPISGLLGPLADTSYAMVLGVVGVLLVLEATRRAISLWLMLIVAAFIVYARFGVLIPQDAAYVGVLSIPELSWPSIIQNLWYNTENGVFGIPVTVSVQFIYIFILFGAFLEMSGAGKWFIDLAYAATGTRRGGPAKASILASGFMGTISGSSIANTVTTGAFTIPLMKKSGYSPEFAGGVEASASSGGQILPPVMGAAAFLIVQYTATPFANVIVAATIPAIVFFFGVWVMVHFEASRLGIGGLDAEDLVDIRSHLQSGWFYLVPIGLLLYYLIVERLSVARSAWFTLIAVGALIALVAAYSDETRGRLGALVAGLFLANVLSHYVAGVGPIAAVAGAGVGGQPIGAAFMAALGRLGGISIVAGVLTLATHPFVDAPLLEFDDAVDDAARTTATAIGNPQLAGNGLHRLGVFAGKSMESGARTAVPVVIAVAAAGIIPGVISVSGLGPNLVALIEAVAGGSLVLLLLVTAVSSILLGMGMPTTVTYIILVSLLAPALTAFGVPELAAHLFILYFGVIADITPPVAVAAYAAAGVAKSDAFQTGIEAFSLSLNKAIVPFAFVLTPGLVLLRENPNSAELEIGEKYRVLGTADLFDVAYVVPEVLIPVVGLFLGVVALAATVIGYVYAPVSRAERVAFAVSSLLLMAPGLGVRGVLDVLGVVGIGSGGGDPVSLGVELALRGVGLALFVALLLGNRRRETGPSEPTADSAAEAA; via the coding sequence ATGACCACTACCGACGAACCCGACGATCCGACTGACGAGCAGACAGCCGAGGACGCCGACGCGATTATCCAAGAGATAGAGCGCAAACGCTCGCTGACCGGGTGGGCGACAGTCGCCGTCGCCGCGATCGGCATCGCCTTCTCCGTCTTCCAGATGTGGCTCGCTGCGAAGGGGTTCGTCCTCGCACTCGACGTGCCCGTCCTCGGCCGGATCGAGTTCGTCTCGCTCCAACTCCTCCAAATCAACGCCATCCACGTCGCGTTCGGGCTCGTCCTCGCCTTCCTGCTCTATCCGTCGAGCACCGGCGGCGGCCCCATCGCGTCACGCTGTATCGCGCTCGGCGGCGCCGTCGACGACCGACTGGGGCGTGACCACCCGCTTTCGAGGGCCGTCCACGCTGTCGGCGGCGCGCTCCGGTGGGCGTTCGTCGACCCCGACCTTGACCGCGTGACGCCGTTCGACCTCGCACTGATTCCCGTCGCCGTCCTGTCGGCGGCCTACTTCGTCACCGACTTCGAGGAGATTCAGCGGATGCGGGCGCTCGGCCTCGAAGCCGGCCGGCCGATTCACGAGGTGTTCACGTTCCTCGACCCCATTTCCGGACTGCTCGGTCCGCTGGCCGACACGTCCTACGCGATGGTGCTCGGCGTGGTGGGCGTCCTCCTCGTCCTCGAAGCGACGCGGCGGGCGATCAGCCTCTGGTTGATGCTCATCGTCGCCGCGTTCATCGTCTACGCGCGCTTCGGCGTGCTCATCCCGCAGGACGCCGCCTACGTGGGCGTCCTCTCCATCCCCGAACTGTCGTGGCCGTCGATAATCCAGAACCTCTGGTACAACACGGAAAACGGGGTGTTCGGCATCCCCGTGACCGTCTCCGTGCAGTTCATCTACATCTTCATCCTCTTCGGCGCGTTCCTCGAGATGTCTGGCGCGGGCAAGTGGTTCATCGACCTCGCGTACGCGGCGACGGGGACGCGCCGTGGCGGCCCGGCCAAAGCGTCGATTCTCGCCTCCGGCTTCATGGGTACCATCTCCGGGTCCTCGATTGCGAACACGGTGACGACGGGCGCGTTCACCATCCCCCTCATGAAGAAGTCGGGGTACAGCCCCGAGTTCGCGGGCGGCGTCGAGGCCTCCGCCTCCTCCGGCGGTCAGATTCTCCCGCCGGTCATGGGCGCGGCGGCGTTTCTCATCGTCCAATACACGGCGACACCATTCGCCAACGTCATCGTCGCTGCCACCATCCCCGCCATCGTCTTCTTCTTCGGCGTGTGGGTGATGGTCCACTTCGAGGCGTCACGGCTGGGCATCGGCGGCCTCGACGCGGAGGACCTCGTCGACATTCGCTCGCACCTCCAGAGCGGGTGGTTCTACCTCGTCCCCATCGGCCTGTTGCTCTACTACCTCATCGTCGAGCGCCTGTCGGTCGCCCGGTCGGCGTGGTTCACCCTCATCGCCGTCGGCGCGCTCATCGCACTCGTGGCGGCGTACAGCGACGAGACGCGGGGGCGACTCGGCGCGCTCGTTGCCGGCCTCTTCCTCGCGAACGTGCTCTCGCACTACGTCGCGGGCGTCGGCCCCATCGCCGCCGTCGCGGGCGCGGGCGTCGGTGGGCAACCCATCGGCGCGGCGTTCATGGCGGCGCTCGGCCGCCTCGGCGGTATCAGCATCGTCGCGGGCGTCCTCACGCTGGCGACGCATCCCTTCGTCGACGCGCCGTTGCTGGAGTTCGACGACGCCGTCGACGACGCAGCGCGGACGACGGCCACGGCGATAGGGAACCCGCAACTCGCCGGGAACGGCCTGCATCGGCTGGGCGTCTTCGCGGGCAAGTCGATGGAGAGCGGGGCGCGGACGGCCGTGCCCGTCGTCATCGCCGTCGCCGCCGCGGGCATCATCCCCGGCGTCATCAGCGTCTCGGGACTCGGGCCGAACCTCGTCGCCCTCATCGAAGCCGTCGCGGGCGGGTCGCTCGTCCTCCTCCTCCTCGTTACCGCCGTCTCCTCCATCCTCCTCGGGATGGGGATGCCGACGACGGTGACGTACATCATCCTCGTCTCGCTGTTGGCGCCGGCGCTGACGGCCTTCGGCGTGCCCGAACTCGCCGCACACCTGTTCATCCTCTACTTCGGCGTCATCGCCGACATCACGCCGCCGGTGGCCGTCGCAGCCTATGCTGCGGCTGGCGTCGCCAAATCCGACGCCTTCCAGACGGGCATCGAGGCCTTCTCGCTCTCGCTGAACAAGGCCATCGTCCCCTTCGCGTTCGTCCTCACGCCGGGCCTCGTCCTCCTGCGCGAGAACCCCAACTCCGCGGAGCTCGAAATCGGCGAGAAGTATCGCGTCCTCGGCACCGCGGACCTGTTCGACGTGGCCTACGTCGTGCCCGAGGTACTCATCCCGGTCGTCGGTCTCTTCCTCGGCGTCGTCGCGCTGGCGGCGACGGTCATCGGCTACGTCTACGCGCCGGTGTCCCGCGCCGAACGCGTCGCCTTTGCGGTGAGTTCCCTGCTCCTGATGGCGCCCGGCCTCGGCGTCCGGGGCGTCCTCGACGTACTCGGCGTCGTCGGCATCGGAAGCGGGGGCGGCGACCCGGTGTCGCTCGGCGTCGAACTCGCGCTCCGCGGCGTGGGGCTCGCGCTCTTCGTCGCGTTGCTCCTCGGTAACCGACGGCGAGAGACGGGGCCGAGTGAGCCGACCGCGGACTCCGCGGCAGAGGCGGCGTAA